The Anguilla rostrata isolate EN2019 chromosome 2, ASM1855537v3, whole genome shotgun sequence genome contains the following window.
AAAGGTAAACAGCTTGACTTTAGTCCGGGAAATTGGGAATTTGTCACATTTTGGAGCAACTAATCCATGTCACCAAAAATTTATCCCttgcaaaaataattatgacaGAGTAATTCATAAAAATGGGAAGGCACTGTTGAATCTCTGTCAAAGTCTTGGTCTCTATATAAAAATGGGGTGATTAGAGGGGACTCTTTAGGtagatatactgtacatacagttcAGCTCTTGGAACAGGGGTAAAACTATGCCATCACGGACCTAAACCCCTCCTCCATAAATGCATTCACTGTCAGACCACAAACACCTTATCAGATCACAGTCAGATCACTGAGCTTAAAGAGAACACAGCAgtccaacacacatacataaccTCAATTCTTTCACAAGGCCCAAACAGCACACAATTGGTACAACAAAGAGGCAATTGGcagtgattaaataaaaattctaatagaaatatttcaaaacacacaGTATCAACCCTCAAAATAAGGTGTAGACCTGGCCATAATTTacttgaataatttttttaagtagcTAAAAAATCCAAGTTAATAatcacaaatatgaaaaatgataataagaatgtaatgaaaaatggtttaaaaatcccaaaaaccAAGACAATAtgaacaaacaattaaaaataaaagactggAACACATCAGCACGCAACTAAACGGAAATGAACAGTCAATAAACCAAACATGGAAAAAACTACGGCACACAGTGCTGTACATAAACATCTTATAGATAAACCTGGTTCTTATGTAGTACCACTGTTTATAGATTCTCAATAATGTTTAGCCTGGTTTACCATGGGTGTAAACCCCAAGTTTTTGCTGAGAATTGAAAAGGATATGCCcccagcagtgtctgcaggaaCACAGGCACACCACTAGGTTGTGCTCTGTCACCTTGGCTTTGTACGCTGTACACCAGTGACACAAGCTCTGCCAGTGAGgccagtcacatgactgaatAAGCAGATGGCAAAATCGGGTGACACCAACGGTCGACCGCACCGGGTATCatcaaccctagtgacgccactggtGCTAAAGCCCCTACAGAATGCAGGTGCACACTATGGCCACAAGGTGGAGAAACCCCCTTCACTTTCTCAGACATAAGAACTGTTTTACTGCACTGAAAATAGGAAATGAGAATGCTGTGAGTGAGATGGTATTACAAACCTGAGATTTGACATTTGCAGATATCTCAAGTGGAGTACAGACCCAGATCTATTCAAAATCTAATCAGCCTTACCAGTGTCTACTTTCTACAGAAACTGAGAACTTTAGAAGTAGACTGGAATACCAAGTGTGTTTATTGCAGTTCAGTACTAAGACTTTTCACCTTCTGTTGCATTTCCTGGCTGAATGGTCACTCAGACAAGAACCTCAGTAAACTTCTGTGCATCATAAAACGCTGGCTGTGCAGAGTACAGCTCCTAAAAATACACAGACGAGCAACAGGAGACCATTCTTCCTACCAAGCTCAGTGCATTTCTAAGAACTCATTTATCAGTGAAAAAGGAGATTTATCTGGAATGAATTTTAAGCATTTAATGATATTAAGTACAGCCCTGGGCGTATGTAGATGTACATTatactgttttaatattttacattagtGACGATGTTgttatgcacttactgtacattactTTGAATAAAAGTGTCTTCCAATTAAATGtcatataatgtaatgttttcagtcAAATGGTATGTTTCCACAATGAGGATTAAACATGAATTCTAATTGTtagcttatatatatatttttttatttgacgtTAGTAGTTCATCTCTACAAAATTCCTGTTTAACAATCACTTTTATACTTTTAGCGTTCATCCTATGGAGTATGTCCTCGTTATATTTCTTGTGcaatttcaataattatttaatttgaaatatttgcattttttaaaattatagtAAAATATTGCATGAAAAATGTCACATATTCAATCTTATGTgagtttcaaataaaataatatttccattTGCAGCCGTAACATCGGTGGAGAATATTATCTGTTCAGAGTGTTTATTTGAAAAGAATTCACAGGAAGTCTGACTCTGGATCAATTTGCTTCAGTCCTGCTTTTGAAGTTGAGGTTTGAGCAGGTGTTACCACGATGGCAACAtgtcgttttttattttaaagtttttgtaATAAGTTTCATGAGATGAGAGCATTTTAATAAgtgcaatatattattaatgtgctGCCATAAAGGCATCAAATGATCACTGATGAGAGTACGTCACATTTCCGTTGTGCCTTCCGTTATAACGCACTAAAGACGGAAGAGTTCttataaaaatacactaatAAAAAGCAACTTGCAActacaaaaagtgaaaatattaattaggCAACTTATGATATAAATTTCACGCAAAATCAGGTATTTCTGGGAACGCCAACTAATACCTGGACTGTTTCATGACTATCAGGTGCCAAATTACATAGACACGGAAAcgataaaaacaatatttgaaaaatatctttatattcacaatatattcatatttactaaaacacaaacaagatCAAACAAAAACTTTATCTTGGCTGGATTATTCAAATATCATGTTTTATATACCAGTGAATCAAATAGAAACATTtcctaaataattaataataaaatttgtttCATGAAAGCTTCATGAATGATGCAGAGAAATATTACTATAGTAAACTCTGGTGTTAGAGACGGCCTGGAGCCCTGCCCTGGCCTGGAGAGCTGCCCTCTGACCCCTTGGCCCTGACCCCAGTCTCTGAGCCCTGACTGGGTGTGGAGAAGCTGGAGAGGAGGATAAAGCTGGTACTCACTGACTgtgtggagcaggagcagggaggagagagagagaaagaacagacatCTCTCCATCTTCAGCGCAAACAAACCAAACCTTCCTCAGAGCAGAGTGGATGCTCACACCTTCACCTTTGAGCTCTCAGAGAGACTGAGCCCTGTGCACACACCCGGCCCCCCTGTGAGAGAGAACACTCTTTCCCCCCCACCAATCACACTCACTGCTGCCTTCTAAGAGCACTGCAGGAACACTTCAAACAGCCACAGTGACAAATCAGCGCAagccatttacattttctccatATATTCCAACTCTGCATCACTGCAGGATGTCAGGACTCCTCCCACCAGAAGACCCCGCCCCTGTGACACACTGCGCTGACagacacagaagaagaaagCGGCTCGTTTCTAAAAAGGATGGagttctcagtgcagtgtttggcTGTGCAGTCTGAAACCCAGTGCAGCCTTGGGCCTTTAGGAAAGACAAAAACCtggcgagagagaaatgggggtgGACCATTGGAAAGAACTGATCATTTAGTCCACCCCCCAGAGAGACACCCATCCGTCACACATCTACCATGTACAGTTGAAACagcaaatattttgattttcGTTTGGACTTTTGTAAATTGATCATAACTGTTATTGTGTTGgcttattttcagattttaatgtttttgtatgaGGCCTGTTCAGGTGATGATCTTTCAATGtgtaagaattttaaaaaaccaataaAAGACAAAGTGCAGTATGAAACCCTATGCAGCAAAGCCCtgatgcattttgtttaaaaaatgataatattcctgatacattttcattgtaaatgcaaattacattacatttacattacaggcatttagcagacactcttatctagagcgacgtacaacaagtgcatcagttcaaggtgcagaggtgcagaaaaacacactagagtgaagtaaagatcgtagtgccagaagtgaccacagagatcaggactccaaccctgtagggtaacctgttcagcaaacaaacacacaatcctgccaagtacaactagcactgaaatcacacttgcctaatcagaatcagacaaagcAATCCTATCAATACAAACTAATGCATCGCATTAGTCTAACTAGGTACACTGAGCTAAAGTGAGACGGAGGTGCACAGGGTAGAACTGGGCTTAACGAAGTCCCCGTTCGATTCCGGGTAAGGACCTGCGTTGtacctgagcaaggtactaaccTGATTAACCGCATGCTTCATATATATCAGCGTATaaatgatacaatgtaaatgctatgtaaagttgTATCTTTTGGATAAGGCGTCCaaacctgtaatgtaatgtaatgtaaagtagaggctagggaggggtggggagaggtgcagcctgaagagacaagtctttagtctgcgcttgaaggtagtcagattctctgctgttctgaccgccacgggaaggtcattccaccagcgaggggccaggacagacagcagacgcgaaagggaacgggaagtacagacacgaagagggggaggtgccaagcgtccagaggtggcagaacggagaggtctggctggtgtgtagggtctgatgattcTCTGAATgcatcctggtgctgaccccttagcagcctggtatgcaagcaccaaagtcttaaatttgatgcgagccataacaggcagccagtggaggtcagtgagcggGGGGgctgacatgggaatgtctggggaggttgtagaccaggcgagctgcagcattctggatgagctgcaggggtctgatggcggatgctggcagaccagcccgcagcgagttgcagtagtctaggcaggacaggaccatcgcttgaaccaggagctgggttgagtaggtggtgaggaagggacggattctccggatgttgtacaggaagaacctgcacgttcgactcaccgctgcgatgttctgggagaggggcagtctgttgtccatcaccactccgaggtTGTTGgcagtgggtgatgatgacaccacagtgtcccctagggaaatagaaaaggaggttagaggatggagcagggatgaagatcatctctgtcttacctgggttcagcttaagatggtggttatccatccagctctggaagtccttcaggcaagcagagatgcgagcggagacctgtgtgtcagagggggggaaggagagaaagagttgggtgtcatcggcataacaatgataagacagaccatgggcagagattacaggaccaagagattaggtgtacagagagaacaggaggggaccaaggactgagccctggggaactcctgtggcaagggggcgaggtgccgatactgcaccggcccaggcgacttggaaggagcgaccggagaggtaggactcaatccagtctagtgctgtgccacagatccccacaGCTGCctgggaggacaggaggatggggtggtcgactgtgtcgaaggcagcagaaaggtctaggagtaTCAGGACGGATGAACGGGAGGCTGCTTGTGTGGCGTGAAGCGagtcactgaccgagaggagtgcggtctctgtcgagtggccaggtctgaagccggactggtggaggtctaggaggttgttcagcaagagaaaagaggagagttgttagaagcagctcgttcaattgttttggataaaaaggggagaagagaaacaggacggtagttctggatgacggagggatccagagtgggcttcttcagcagtggggtgatgtgggccagcttgaaggaagaggggaaacatccagaagacaaggaggagttcacaagggaggtgacaaacgggaggatgtcaggtgtgatagtctggaggagagaggaagggatagggtcaagagcacaggtggtagggcggtgggagagtaggagctgggaaacatcagagtcagtgaggggagagaaagtggagaaacaaggggagggaacagagaggggggagtggggaagggtggcggTGGACATGAAGGAGCTGCagatgtctgcaatcttctcATCAAAGAAAAccgcaaagtcatctgcagcgagggaggactgaggtgggggaggaggagtgctgaggtgagaagagaaaatggagaacagttgatgagggttagaggcagatttatgaatttttgtttgataattcATTTTAGCAGAGGTTACAGCAATAGAAAATGCAGCTAGCagagactggtaggcagacaggtcaGATTGAGCCAtagatttcctccacttcctctccgctgcacgtaggctggcccggatggttcggagggggtcaaacatccacggactgggaggggacgagcATGCCGGCCTGGAGACTAGAGGAtagagagagtcaagtgctgaggagagcgaggaagacagagcggaggatgcagagtcagtgggaaggttggagaaggattcaagaggGGGGAGTAAAGCAGTGACACtagaagcgagagaggagggagagagggagcggaggttacggcggaccatgacagtaggagtggatgaaggggagggagggaggggagcaagagggagggagaaggaaatgaagtggtggtcagactggtgcagaggggtcaccGTGGGATCGGAGGAGGAGCAATCCCTCAGGATGACCAGGTCTAGGAGGTGCATAAAGCAAGTAAAAGACATGAAAATAGGATGTAATAACACAGCGAAAGACTGAATTTTagtgaaaatatgcatttttattaaagctttaaaaagaataattatgacaatgatggtcaaacaaaaaagtaacaaGGTGGGCAATCCAGCAGACTGACAACCtcttgttacgtcccctgcctctgctggtctgggtaatgcaggtggaggtaattaCCTAACTGCCTAATcgcttgattgcctccacctgcctgtggcccaatataagcccagtagtatgaggcaggggacaGTTTCTTTTGgggcttttgtgtttgtggtttgggtAGAGCGTCTTTCTTTGAGATCTTCTTTTCTGTGTGGTTTGATTTGTGGTTTtgggtttgtagtttttgtgaagatCGTTTTGTTTGAACTAACTTCGTTTCGTTTGTGATTAGTTTGTTATTCTagtctgggtttgtgtttttaaatcagctttttgattgtgtttttggGTAATTGGACTTATGGCTTTTCGAGCCATGCCGTAACACCTCTACACTAAttttaacaggaaaaacaaGGATTTtagtgtctgctagcgttacaataacagagaaggggggggggggggggggttatggaaccctaaaaagttttcaTTGTGTAACATGgtcattatttgttgatgtagatttcgtattacatttgatgacaatgcaacgttactaaattacatagcctagctatttgcacagctaacgctagctaccggaccatgtcaagaaaggcaacattagttcaGGCAAAGTTGCgcacagtagccatctctcatatcatgTAAtattgcgttagctagctagctagctaatgtaattaacacaatctaatgtcagctaacaattagaaaaaacgctagctaatgctaccaactggtaccgacctcgcaaaacgcctctcgaatgcaatgctaccttgttgcaacgttgcaatgtagctaactaaaggtcagttcagatcaatgattcggaacgagactggatgcaacttgcaaaattccaagacgtctgattgtaaacgttctaactgcacttggcgatttgacaaggtgggtcttttgagaccccaggcaacggcttcagacgctctgcaactaaccagttcacaccgctgcaattttctctgaaacattctaaaaccgtttaaTCTctttgcgaatcattgatctgaattggccttaaTGTTGCCGTTATTTACactgccatcaagttcatcaatatattataggctaatgatcggaataaagccgtctttacacagagcattaacccggGGTATAGGTGGTGCAGAGCTGGGACTGATTTCTGTAtgaagatgtcaagccggagagaactaaataaaagaatacagcagtatggataagcgttgttattttattacgcttcctcatatgttccttcagccttgccctTTATtggtgaaatctcctttgtttttattttattcttcttgttctgattgttaatttaacactcagctcagctttattctcgaacagcttagctagcaaaaccaaaaacatcaggggtaacattttgcaaggcagttgtttcaaaaatatcacaatcattcacgagaaagactgtttattgtgcatgaaatacataattgcacgagccacattgaatcccgcaaattcttctctgcagtgtaaagatgttcatactgggcaaaaggtggataaagaacgtcagtggaaattgatcatcactaattctaccccaggtctgctacagcattttaacccagctcggcagtgtaaagacagcttaagttagcctaatgttagacaatgaatgagtatgtacataacgttacatttataacaaccattttttattcagtaaacagtgttatagttggcgtggcccaggtgcaaactgactgacgtcacacaggcgacagtggtcggatccggttggatctctgggaagtgaggtgcaaaaacacacctgcaattactgcgtttcgccattggtaccgccaaagagaacgaaacggaaatcttcgagattgtgaCTTTAACAGTGAAATCTTACCAGAGGGTCTGTCCcaggtggagcagcagtggcagaCTGCGGAGAAGTGCTCTGTTTGGTGGGGGTACTGGGGACAGGCCTCAGGGCTGCAGGGTGGGTGATTTACCTGATGGTTCTGCAGGATGATGGGCCGTTGGGTCCCTGTCCTCCACATCTTCAAATCCCTCATCCTCCACGTGCAGCTCTTCCTCGTGAATAGTCCAAGCTGGTCCCGCAGCACTCAGACTGAGAACGCGGCCACTCCCCCCGTTCAGCTCTCCTGCAGCGCACTGACGCACAGCACGCGCATTATTCCGTTCACCGCACTGTTCATCATACCGCTGCATCTTTCCAATGATTAACATAAGCATTGTACCGACGGACGTTACCAATTCAGCTgatttaatcaattaatcagCTTTTAATGTACACTATTCTCTATTACTCACTCAGAGGAGGTCTCAGATACTTGACAGATAACAATCTGTGTGCTTCGTCACAATGCTTAATGGATGAGCTACAATAGCTTTTATATTTACACCCAAAAATCCTacatatggaaaaataaatatttatagccACTTAGCAGACATTCTAAATACATCACATTGcgtcacatttttctttaaaataatggtGGCTAACATTTCAGCTAATAACCGTTCCATCTGAGTTATTGTCAAGGACAACTTAAATTCAACAAGCTAACTTGAGCAGTAGGCATTTTATCCTCATTATCCTTCTTCACCACGACAGCAAACGTGAACGTTCACCACAAAGAAATATTTGCTGAAATACTTACGGATCAGTGGACATCAATTACTTGTATCGTTGCAaaatacataatgaaaaaaTTTTGACACTAGCTTCACGGAGCGGTACTCACAGCCTTCCTGGAAGTCTTGTTCAACTTTACCGCCGTCGAACAGTAATGACGTCATTGGGCAACGAAAAGCTGAGCACCGATTGGCCAGGCCAGTGaaaggaaaatgaagaaaaggctGCAGACTACACGTTTCCGAAGAAGTTCAGTGCAGTTATTTGACATAAAGCACTAACTGTTTAATACTTCATCACAACTACAGTCCTTTCTAAAACGATAGTGCTTTTAAGAAAATAGGCCCTACGTAAATGTTGACCATATAGTTTAAAACTACGGTGAGGATCTGTTGAGCTCGTGCCGAGAGCCTCCAAAAGTCTGTCTATGGTTTTCGGC
Protein-coding sequences here:
- the LOC135249320 gene encoding uncharacterized protein LOC135249320 isoform X3, which encodes MRDLKMWRTGTQRPIILQNHQVNHPPCSPEACPQYPHQTEHFSAVCHCCSTWDRPSDLHQSGFRPGHSTETALLSVSARISACLKDFQSWMDNHHLKLNPGKTEMIFIPAPSSNLLFYFPRGHCGVIITHCQQPRSGDGQQTAPLPEHRSGESNVQVLPVQHPENPSLPHHLLNPAPGSSDGPVLPRLLQLAAGWSASIRHQTPAAHPECCSSPGLQPPQTFPCQPPRSLTSTGCLLWLASNLRLWCLHTRLLRGQHQDAFRESSDPTHQPDLSVLPPLDAWHLPLFVSVLPVPFRVCCLSWPLAGGMTFPWRSEQQRI
- the LOC135249320 gene encoding uncharacterized protein LOC135249320 isoform X1 produces the protein MLMLIIGKMQRYDEQCGERNNARAVRQCAAGELNGGSGRVLSLSAAGPAWTIHEEELHVEDEGFEDVEDRDPTAHHPAEPSDLHQSGFRPGHSTETALLSVSARISACLKDFQSWMDNHHLKLNPGKTEMIFIPAPSSNLLFYFPRGHCGVIITHCQQPRSGDGQQTAPLPEHRSGESNVQVLPVQHPENPSLPHHLLNPAPGSSDGPVLPRLLQLAAGWSASIRHQTPAAHPECCSSPGLQPPQTFPCQPPRSLTSTGCLLWLASNLRLWCLHTRLLRGQHQDAFRESSDPTHQPDLSVLPPLDAWHLPLFVSVLPVPFRVCCLSWPLAGGMTFPWRSEQQRI
- the LOC135249320 gene encoding uncharacterized protein LOC135249320 isoform X5 → MRDLKMWRTGTQRPIILQNHQVSARISACLKDFQSWMDNHHLKLNPGDTVVSSSPTANNLGVVMDNRLPLSQNIAAVSRTCRFFLYNIRRIRPFLTTYSTQLLVQAMVLSCLDYCNSLRAGLPASAIRPLQLIQNAAARLVYNLPRHSHVSPPAH
- the LOC135249320 gene encoding uncharacterized protein LOC135249320 isoform X4, yielding MLMLIIGKMQRYDEQCGERNNARAVRQCAAGELNGGSGRVLSLSAAGPAWTIHEEELHVEDEGFEDVEDRDPTAHHPAEPSDLHQSGFRPGHSTETALLSVSARISACLKDFQSWMDNHHLKLNPGDTVVSSSPTANNLGVVMDNRLPLSQNIAAVSRTCRFFLYNIRRIRPFLTTYSTQLLVQAMVLSCLDYCNSLRAGLPASAIRPLQLIQNAAARLVYNLPRHSHVSPPAH
- the LOC135249320 gene encoding uncharacterized protein LOC135249320 isoform X2, with product MLMLIIGKMQRYDEQCGERNNARAVRQCAAGELNGGSGRVLSLSAAGPAWTIHEEELHVEDEGFEDVEDRDPTAHHPAEPSVSRPACSSPPSPWMFDPLRTIRASLRAAERKWRKSMAQSDLSAYQSLLAAFSIAVTSAKMNYQTKIHKSASNPHQLFSIFSSHLSTPPPPPQSSLAADDFAVFFDEKIADICSSFMSTATLPHSPLSVPSPCFSTFSPLTDSDVSQLLLSHRPTTCALDPIPSSLLQTITPDILPFVTSLVNSSLSSGCFPSSFKLAHITPLLKKPTLDPSVIQNYRPVSLLPFLSKTIERAASNNSPLFSC